In Rhodobacter sp. 24-YEA-8, the following are encoded in one genomic region:
- a CDS encoding Lrp/AsnC family transcriptional regulator has protein sequence MSLTLDDTDRRILRHWLAEPDLARSDLALRAAVTQATLWRRIERLREAGVLRGETLQIDWRALGYEVEVSLRFTLDKTDPRAFDDFIDAAREVPEVLAIETFLGRVDVRLNVIARDMQHWTEVYREKILALPHIAEVDALMLISTIKDDSALPL, from the coding sequence ATGAGCCTTACACTCGACGATACAGACCGCCGCATCCTGCGCCACTGGCTGGCAGAACCGGATCTCGCCCGCAGCGATCTGGCGCTGCGCGCCGCTGTCACCCAGGCCACGCTCTGGCGCCGGATCGAGCGGCTGCGCGAGGCCGGTGTCCTCAGGGGCGAGACCTTGCAGATCGACTGGCGCGCACTTGGTTATGAGGTCGAGGTGTCGCTGCGCTTCACCCTCGACAAAACCGACCCGCGTGCCTTTGACGATTTCATCGATGCCGCGCGCGAGGTGCCCGAGGTGCTGGCGATTGAAACCTTCCTTGGTCGCGTCGATGTGCGCCTGAACGTGATCGCCCGCGACATGCAGCACTGGACAGAGGTCTACCGCGAAAAGATTCTTGCGCTTCCCCATATCGCCGAGGTTGACGCGCTGATGCTGATCTCAACGATCAAGGATGACAGCGCCCTGCCCTTGTGA
- the ilvC gene encoding ketol-acid reductoisomerase, producing MRVYYDRDCDVNLIKNLKVAILGYGSQGHAHALNLRDSGAKNLVVALREGSPSAKKAEGEGLKVMGIAEAAAWADVIMFTMPDELQAETYKKYVHDNIREGAAIAFAHGLNVHFGLIEPKAGVDVIMMAPKGPGHTVRGEYTKGGGVPCLVAVHTNASGKALDIGLSYCSAIGGGRSGIIETNFREECETDLFGEQAVLCGGLVELIRCGFETLVEAGYAPEMAYFECLHEVKLIVDLIYEGGIANMDYSISNTAEYGQYVTGPRILKYDETKARMKEVLADIQQGKFVRDFMLENAVGQPTLKASRRANDEHQIEKVGAKLREMMPWISKGKMVDKARN from the coding sequence ATGCGCGTCTACTACGATCGCGACTGCGATGTGAACCTGATCAAGAACCTGAAAGTGGCGATCCTCGGCTATGGCAGCCAGGGCCATGCCCATGCGCTGAACCTGCGCGATTCGGGTGCGAAAAATCTCGTCGTCGCACTGCGCGAAGGCTCGCCGTCGGCCAAGAAAGCCGAAGGCGAAGGCCTGAAAGTCATGGGCATTGCCGAAGCGGCTGCCTGGGCTGACGTGATCATGTTCACCATGCCCGACGAGCTGCAGGCTGAAACCTATAAGAAATACGTTCACGACAATATCCGTGAAGGCGCTGCAATCGCATTCGCCCATGGTCTGAACGTGCATTTCGGCCTGATCGAGCCGAAAGCCGGCGTCGACGTCATCATGATGGCACCGAAAGGCCCGGGCCATACCGTGCGCGGCGAATACACCAAAGGCGGCGGCGTGCCCTGCCTCGTGGCGGTTCACACCAATGCTTCGGGCAAAGCGCTCGACATCGGTCTGAGCTATTGCTCGGCCATCGGTGGCGGTCGTTCGGGCATCATCGAGACCAATTTCCGCGAAGAATGCGAAACCGACCTCTTCGGTGAGCAGGCCGTGCTCTGCGGCGGTCTGGTCGAGCTGATCCGTTGCGGCTTCGAGACCCTGGTTGAAGCCGGTTACGCGCCGGAGATGGCTTACTTCGAATGCCTGCACGAAGTGAAGCTGATCGTCGACCTGATCTATGAAGGCGGTATCGCCAATATGGATTACTCGATCTCGAACACCGCAGAATACGGCCAGTATGTCACCGGCCCGCGTATTCTGAAATATGACGAGACCAAAGCCCGCATGAAAGAAGTGCTGGCCGATATCCAGCAGGGCAAGTTCGTCCGCGACTTCATGCTGGAAAATGCCGTTGGCCAGCCGACGCTGAAAGCTTCGCGCCGCGCCAATGACGAGCATCAGATCGAGAAGGTCGGTGCGAAACTGCGCGAAATGATGCCCTGGATCTCCAAGGGCAAAATGGTCGACAAGGCCCGCAACTGA
- a CDS encoding MFS transporter encodes MSDTTLAGGTAAEGPKNSPRRVLLASLIGTTIEFFDFYAYATAAVLVFPALFFPGSDPMTALLASFATFSIAFFARPFGAIVFGHFGDRIGRKATLVAALLTMGVSTVIIGMLPTYAQIGVAAPLLLAVCRFGQGFGLGGEWGGAVLLATENAPEGKRSWYGMFPQLGAPVGLFLSSGFFWILLHFISEEQFMAWGWRLPFLASIFLIVLGLWVRMSISETPEFAKAIEKKERVSVPVAEVFRNHKRNLFLGTFVALVTFVLFYICSAWLLGYNIKTLGIPFKDALLIQIYGSVIFGLAIPFAGKVADRVGRYSFLIVVTVLIGIFSFFLGPLMQGTADDESSIYLFVTIGMFLMGLTYGVIGAVLAAPFPTRVRYTGSSITFNFAGIFGASLAPYAATWLQANYGMAYVGYYMLLAAVITLVCIIASGRKEV; translated from the coding sequence ATGTCTGACACCACTCTGGCCGGCGGTACCGCCGCCGAAGGGCCGAAGAATTCGCCGCGGCGTGTGCTGCTGGCAAGTCTGATCGGCACCACCATCGAGTTCTTCGACTTCTATGCCTATGCCACGGCTGCCGTGCTGGTCTTCCCGGCGCTGTTCTTCCCGGGTTCTGACCCGATGACCGCGCTGCTGGCCTCGTTTGCGACCTTCTCGATCGCTTTTTTTGCGCGGCCTTTCGGTGCCATTGTCTTTGGCCATTTCGGAGACCGGATCGGCCGCAAGGCGACGCTTGTGGCGGCGCTGCTGACCATGGGGGTTTCGACCGTCATCATCGGCATGCTGCCGACCTATGCACAGATCGGTGTCGCGGCGCCCCTGCTGCTGGCGGTTTGCCGTTTTGGTCAGGGCTTTGGCCTTGGCGGTGAATGGGGCGGTGCGGTGCTGCTGGCCACTGAAAACGCCCCCGAGGGCAAGCGGTCCTGGTATGGCATGTTCCCGCAGCTCGGCGCGCCTGTCGGCCTGTTCCTGTCATCGGGCTTCTTCTGGATCCTGCTGCATTTCATCTCGGAAGAACAGTTCATGGCCTGGGGCTGGCGCCTGCCATTCCTCGCCTCGATCTTCCTGATCGTGCTGGGGCTCTGGGTGCGGATGTCGATCTCGGAAACCCCGGAATTCGCGAAAGCCATCGAGAAGAAAGAACGCGTGAGCGTGCCGGTCGCCGAGGTGTTCAGGAACCACAAGCGCAATCTGTTCCTTGGAACTTTTGTGGCGCTGGTGACTTTCGTGCTGTTCTACATCTGCTCGGCCTGGCTGCTGGGCTATAACATCAAGACGTTGGGCATCCCCTTCAAGGATGCGCTGCTGATCCAGATCTACGGCTCGGTGATCTTCGGTCTTGCGATCCCCTTTGCGGGCAAGGTCGCGGACCGGGTTGGCCGCTACAGCTTCCTGATCGTGGTGACGGTTCTGATCGGGATCTTCTCGTTCTTCCTCGGCCCGCTGATGCAGGGTACGGCCGATGATGAAAGCTCGATCTACCTCTTTGTCACCATCGGCATGTTCCTGATGGGGCTGACCTATGGGGTAATCGGCGCAGTGCTGGCGGCACCATTCCCGACCAGGGTGCGCTATACCGGCTCGTCGATCACCTTCAACTTTGCCGGCATCTTCGGCGCCTCGCTCGCACCCTATGCCGCAACCTGGCTGCAGGCGAATTACGGCATGGCCTATGTCGGCTATTACATGCTGCTGGCTGCCGTGATCACGCTGGTCTGCATCATCGCCTCGGGCCGCAAAGAGGTCTGA
- the glmM gene encoding phosphoglucosamine mutase — protein sequence MSKKLFGTDGVRGRANSWPMTAEMALKLGAAAGRYFRRDGSAAHRVVIGKDTRLSGYMLENALTAGLTSTGMNVLLLGPVPTPGVGFLTRSMRADLGVMISASHNPHEDNGIKFFGPDGFKLSDEAEAEIEAMVEGEIELAEARMIGRAKRIEDGRGRYQEFVKTSFPAGLRLDGLKVVVDCANGAAYRAAPEVLWELGAEVIPVGITPNGTNINDNCGSTHPQTAAEAVITHGADLGIALDGDADRVMILDENGLVADGDQFMALLASRWAADGRLKGGALVATVMSNLGLERFLEAKGLRLERTAVGDRYVVERMRAGGFNLGGEQSGHIVMTDYATTGDGLAAALQFLAEMARSGQKASELTHQFETVPQLLKNVRYTAGAQPLEDARVKAVIQASEKRINGKGRILIRKSGTEPLIRVMAECIDAALLTEVVDEIAATVASAG from the coding sequence ATGTCTAAAAAGCTCTTCGGCACTGATGGCGTGCGCGGCCGGGCCAATAGCTGGCCGATGACGGCCGAGATGGCTCTGAAGCTTGGCGCCGCTGCCGGGCGCTATTTCCGCCGCGACGGATCGGCGGCGCATCGGGTGGTGATCGGCAAGGATACAAGGCTTTCGGGCTATATGCTGGAAAACGCCCTGACCGCTGGTCTTACCTCGACGGGGATGAATGTGCTGCTTCTTGGCCCGGTTCCGACGCCCGGGGTCGGGTTCCTGACCCGCTCGATGCGCGCCGATCTCGGCGTGATGATCTCGGCCAGCCATAATCCGCATGAAGATAACGGCATCAAATTTTTCGGGCCCGACGGGTTCAAACTCTCGGATGAGGCCGAGGCGGAAATCGAGGCCATGGTCGAGGGCGAAATCGAGCTGGCCGAGGCCCGCATGATCGGCCGCGCCAAACGGATCGAAGACGGGCGCGGGCGCTATCAGGAATTCGTCAAGACCTCATTCCCGGCTGGGCTGCGGCTTGACGGGCTGAAAGTGGTGGTCGATTGCGCCAATGGTGCCGCCTACCGCGCCGCACCCGAAGTGCTGTGGGAGCTTGGCGCCGAGGTAATTCCGGTCGGCATCACCCCCAACGGCACCAATATCAACGACAATTGCGGCTCGACCCATCCGCAGACGGCGGCCGAGGCGGTGATCACCCATGGCGCCGATCTGGGGATTGCGCTTGATGGCGATGCGGATCGGGTGATGATCCTTGATGAGAATGGCCTTGTCGCGGATGGCGATCAGTTCATGGCGCTGCTGGCAAGTCGCTGGGCGGCGGATGGGCGGCTGAAGGGCGGCGCGCTGGTTGCGACGGTGATGTCGAACCTTGGGCTGGAGCGGTTTCTTGAGGCCAAAGGCCTGAGGCTGGAGCGCACCGCCGTGGGCGACCGTTATGTGGTGGAACGGATGCGCGCCGGCGGCTTCAACCTTGGCGGCGAACAGTCGGGCCATATCGTGATGACCGATTACGCCACCACCGGCGACGGGCTGGCGGCAGCGCTGCAGTTCCTCGCCGAGATGGCACGATCTGGGCAAAAGGCCTCCGAGCTTACGCATCAGTTCGAAACCGTGCCGCAGCTTCTGAAAAACGTCCGTTACACCGCCGGTGCGCAGCCGCTTGAGGATGCGCGGGTCAAGGCGGTGATCCAGGCCAGCGAAAAGCGCATCAATGGCAAGGGCCGCATCCTGATCCGCAAATCCGGGACCGAGCCGCTGATCCGGGTGATGGCGGAATGTATCGACGCGGCCCTTCTGACCGAAGTGGTTGATGAGATCGCCGCGACCGTCGCCAGCGCCGGCTGA
- the folP gene encoding dihydropteroate synthase has protein sequence MPERLPHPDQILSPLPRSALTGPASATRHALAGSRHLWWDSADRLSRRAPRAAPPAQLAPAETAAISRSRADLCGLTLDRPRIMGILNVTPDSFSDGGRHNGLNAAVDRAREMIRDAEILDIGGESTRPGATEVPVAEEIGRTAPVIRALREAGITTPISIDTRKARVAEAALEAGADIVNDVTALRFDPDMAALVAARGVPVVLMHSVATPETMQKHAVYDDVLWSVRDHLYERVAAALSAGIRPENLILDPGIGFGKTTAHDLRLLRELAGFHDFGLPLLLGASRKKFIGALTGAATPAERVTGSVAVALQGAAMGAHILRVHDTRETRQALSIWQAIQGNISEA, from the coding sequence ATGCCTGAGCGCCTGCCCCATCCTGACCAGATCCTGTCACCGCTGCCGCGCAGTGCCCTGACGGGACCCGCATCTGCGACCCGACATGCGCTCGCGGGATCGCGGCATCTGTGGTGGGACAGCGCTGACCGTCTGAGCAGGCGCGCGCCCCGGGCGGCACCGCCGGCACAGCTTGCCCCGGCAGAGACAGCGGCGATCAGCCGGAGCCGGGCCGATCTGTGCGGCCTGACCCTGGATCGGCCACGGATCATGGGCATCCTGAACGTTACCCCGGACAGCTTTTCCGATGGCGGGCGCCATAACGGCCTTAACGCGGCGGTCGACCGCGCGCGTGAGATGATCCGCGATGCGGAGATCCTTGATATCGGCGGCGAAAGCACCCGCCCCGGCGCCACCGAGGTGCCGGTGGCCGAGGAAATCGGGCGCACCGCCCCGGTTATCCGTGCCCTGCGCGAGGCAGGAATCACCACGCCGATCTCGATCGACACCCGCAAGGCGCGCGTGGCCGAAGCCGCGCTGGAGGCCGGGGCCGATATCGTCAATGACGTGACCGCCCTGCGTTTCGACCCCGATATGGCGGCGCTGGTGGCGGCGCGCGGCGTGCCGGTGGTGCTGATGCATTCGGTCGCCACGCCCGAGACGATGCAGAAACACGCGGTCTATGACGATGTGCTCTGGTCTGTGCGCGACCATCTCTACGAGCGGGTCGCGGCAGCCCTGAGCGCCGGGATCAGACCGGAAAACCTGATCCTTGACCCCGGTATCGGCTTTGGCAAGACCACCGCGCATGACCTGCGGCTCTTGCGCGAGCTTGCGGGGTTCCATGATTTCGGGCTGCCGCTGTTGCTGGGGGCCTCACGCAAGAAATTCATCGGCGCGCTGACCGGGGCGGCAACGCCTGCGGAACGCGTTACCGGATCGGTTGCGGTGGCCTTGCAGGGCGCCGCGATGGGCGCGCATATTCTGCGTGTCCATGACACAAGAGAGACCCGGCAGGCCCTGTCAATCTGGCAGGCGATTCAGGGCAACATCAGTGAGGCATGA
- a CDS encoding dihydroneopterin aldolase: MTTSDSALAFGHPEARAEASASADPRDRISLRDHVVEADIGAFQKERGHKQRLRFNIVIEVRPTPQPLEDDVDRILSYDRITESIATELATERLNLLETLAEHLAERLLAEPQAMRAFIRIEKLDVGPYALGVEIVRSRAEVPVRAGDDTLHPLVVYFDNATIHAPDLTSRIDGVLSSGQPAVFCVGLPDMARPQTGHRPTQRRVDLLAIEQNAWVLAARDPRCVVVSSRTEIDWAIKRGRSVVWAPSKLVLDAVDGPQTRDPVALALWLAEEMAASGLVLHGDVSVPAGSRIPAVKG; this comes from the coding sequence ATGACCACCAGCGACAGCGCCCTCGCCTTCGGCCATCCCGAAGCCCGTGCCGAGGCCTCGGCCAGTGCCGATCCGCGTGACCGGATCAGCCTGCGCGACCATGTTGTCGAGGCCGATATCGGCGCTTTCCAGAAGGAACGCGGCCATAAACAACGGCTTCGTTTCAATATCGTGATCGAGGTGCGCCCGACACCGCAGCCCTTGGAAGATGATGTCGACCGGATCCTGTCCTATGACCGGATCACCGAATCCATCGCGACTGAACTCGCGACCGAGCGCCTGAACCTTCTGGAAACCCTCGCCGAACACCTGGCCGAGCGGCTCCTTGCAGAACCCCAGGCGATGCGCGCCTTTATCCGGATCGAAAAGCTCGATGTCGGCCCCTATGCGCTTGGGGTCGAGATCGTGCGCTCACGCGCCGAAGTGCCGGTGCGGGCGGGCGACGACACGCTGCATCCGCTGGTCGTTTACTTTGACAATGCGACTATCCATGCGCCTGACCTGACTTCCCGGATCGACGGGGTGCTGTCTTCGGGCCAGCCCGCAGTCTTTTGTGTCGGCCTGCCCGATATGGCGCGCCCGCAGACCGGCCACCGCCCGACGCAGCGCCGCGTCGATCTGCTGGCCATCGAGCAAAACGCCTGGGTGCTGGCCGCGCGCGATCCGCGCTGCGTGGTCGTCTCCTCGCGCACCGAGATCGACTGGGCCATCAAACGCGGCAGATCCGTCGTCTGGGCGCCGTCGAAACTGGTGCTCGATGCGGTCGACGGGCCGCAGACCCGCGACCCGGTGGCACTGGCTTTGTGGCTGGCCGAGGAAATGGCGGCCTCTGGCCTCGTTCTTCACGGCGATGTTTCAGTCCCGGCGGGAAGCCGCATCCCGGCGGTAAAGGGCTGA
- a CDS encoding cell wall hydrolase, which translates to MKRSGNVLAAVTVTATVALTQLAAPMAAEADVTRSDMNKPRLTIAEEMGQLLGSEKSRLKEFSGQSAGQPRTTTKTSAAETGSKVVTKRTTAKVIRPGADNDAGTEADTRTASVSPDAAAEDDAPHTVVRATETGSLRVIEEVVSETMVDTPEGRKIRRVIKRTTIRGGAVKTAAIAPALGPVRPDIRYDTAWLRSQPLEQGGREWQCLTEAIYFESRGESLQGQFAVAEVILNRRDSGLYPASVCGVVRQAGGGSCQFSYTCNGSSTQMRDGYSREIAGRIASVMLSGAPRSLTEGATHFHTRGVSPSWSKRFARTTAIGSHLFYRQPGVRG; encoded by the coding sequence ATGAAACGCTCAGGGAATGTGCTGGCAGCGGTCACCGTGACCGCCACCGTCGCCCTCACCCAACTGGCCGCTCCGATGGCGGCCGAGGCAGATGTCACCCGCAGTGACATGAACAAACCACGCCTGACCATCGCTGAAGAGATGGGGCAGCTTCTCGGCAGCGAGAAGTCACGACTGAAAGAGTTTTCCGGCCAGTCGGCTGGCCAGCCCAGGACCACAACCAAAACCAGCGCGGCAGAAACCGGCAGCAAGGTTGTGACGAAAAGAACCACCGCGAAAGTGATCCGTCCCGGTGCGGATAATGACGCGGGCACCGAGGCAGACACCAGGACCGCCTCGGTCAGCCCCGACGCCGCCGCAGAGGACGATGCTCCACATACCGTGGTCAGAGCCACCGAGACGGGCAGTCTGCGGGTGATCGAGGAAGTGGTCTCGGAAACCATGGTCGACACGCCCGAGGGCCGCAAGATCCGGCGCGTGATCAAAAGGACAACAATCCGGGGTGGCGCAGTGAAAACGGCCGCCATTGCTCCGGCTCTCGGACCTGTCAGGCCCGACATCCGCTACGACACCGCCTGGCTCAGGTCGCAGCCGCTGGAACAGGGCGGGCGCGAATGGCAATGCCTGACCGAAGCCATCTATTTCGAATCGCGCGGCGAAAGCCTCCAGGGTCAGTTCGCCGTGGCCGAAGTGATCCTGAACCGGCGCGACAGCGGTCTCTACCCCGCCTCGGTCTGCGGTGTGGTGCGCCAGGCCGGCGGCGGCAGCTGCCAGTTCTCTTATACCTGCAATGGCAGTTCGACCCAGATGCGCGATGGCTATTCGCGCGAAATCGCTGGCCGCATTGCCTCTGTCATGCTGTCGGGCGCGCCACGCAGCCTGACCGAGGGCGCGACCCATTTCCACACCCGCGGCGTGAGCCCCTCCTGGTCGAAGCGCTTCGCCCGGACCACGGCCATCGGCTCGCATCTCTTCTACCGGCAACCCGGCGTCCGGGGCTGA
- a CDS encoding putative PEP-binding protein, producing MQKQAKITAFSEITQSAPITTEAHGWKAKCLQRLVRLDLPVPQSVALPAATIRALAQGQPVDATAILAHFGTDQTAGPLVSVRASPANPDWGGPATILNIGLNAARHAALAESHGREAADALWCRFIQSYAIHVARLDPDMFEDVAPGPDALRELRRLYEYETDEPFPEDPARQLSEVLRSMARAWEGTSARLLRSAKGAPEDAALGLVVQQMAQGIGQGISGSGVIQFVDSVTGLSRITGRYLGQSQGRDALAAREALYLTRDPRGPSLEEEAPEIMQDLIRMGAVCRVKLREEMQIEFTVEDGRLAVLDAIRVARSVRAGLKIAVTLAEDGVIPQSEAVLRVEPRALSELLHHQVDPRGLRDVISNGIAASPGAATGKLVFTSEAAQASAARGEECILVRRETAPEDIRGMHSAVAVLTERGGMTSHAAVIARGLGLPAVVGASDLRLDGKDKKLTSRDGRIFREGDVITIDGSRGEALAGAAEMLPPALDDSFHRLLTWADEFRDIGVRANADTPSDAATARKFSAEGIGLCRTEHMFFEEDRFTVMREMIFADTSADRASALSRLLPMQREDFLQLFDLMQGLPVCIRLFDPPLHEFLPATREGLRELAEALDRPLSEVTRRAEALREVNPMLGMRGVRLGVVLPEIYDMQAQAIFEATIESAKRGAVVVPEVMIPLVSAAREVELIRTRIDAVAAAVRSRAKADFDYRLGVMVETPRACLRAGEIAQHVSFLSFGTNDLTQMTYGLSRDDAGRFMNTYVQQGVFPEDPFHILDQDGVGELLLIGAARGRETRQELKLSICGEHGGDPLSIAFCRLAGFDYVSCSPYRVPMARLAAAHLALRDHVDK from the coding sequence GTGCAGAAACAAGCGAAGATCACCGCCTTTTCGGAAATCACCCAATCGGCGCCCATCACAACCGAGGCCCATGGCTGGAAGGCGAAATGCCTGCAGCGCCTCGTTCGTCTTGACCTGCCGGTGCCGCAATCGGTCGCCCTGCCTGCGGCCACCATCCGCGCCCTCGCCCAGGGGCAGCCGGTCGATGCCACTGCCATCCTTGCGCATTTCGGCACCGACCAGACCGCGGGCCCCCTTGTCTCGGTCCGCGCCTCTCCCGCCAATCCCGACTGGGGCGGCCCGGCCACCATCCTCAATATCGGGCTGAACGCGGCCCGCCATGCGGCGCTGGCGGAAAGCCATGGCCGCGAGGCCGCAGACGCACTTTGGTGTCGGTTCATCCAGAGCTATGCGATCCATGTCGCGCGCCTTGATCCCGATATGTTCGAGGATGTAGCCCCTGGCCCCGACGCGCTGCGCGAGCTGCGCCGGCTTTATGAATATGAGACCGACGAGCCCTTCCCGGAAGACCCGGCGCGCCAGCTTTCCGAAGTGCTGCGCTCGATGGCGCGGGCCTGGGAAGGCACCTCGGCCCGCCTTCTGCGTTCGGCCAAAGGCGCGCCGGAAGATGCCGCGCTTGGCCTTGTCGTGCAGCAAATGGCACAGGGAATCGGTCAGGGCATTTCCGGCTCTGGCGTGATCCAGTTCGTCGATTCTGTCACCGGGCTGAGCCGCATCACCGGGCGCTATCTCGGGCAAAGCCAGGGCCGTGACGCGCTGGCCGCACGCGAGGCGCTTTATCTTACCCGTGACCCTCGCGGCCCCTCGCTGGAAGAGGAAGCCCCGGAAATCATGCAGGACCTGATCCGGATGGGCGCGGTCTGCCGGGTGAAACTGCGCGAGGAAATGCAGATCGAATTCACCGTCGAAGACGGCAGGCTCGCGGTGCTTGACGCGATCCGCGTGGCGCGTTCCGTCCGGGCCGGGCTGAAAATCGCGGTGACGCTGGCCGAGGACGGGGTGATCCCGCAATCCGAAGCGGTGTTGCGGGTCGAACCCCGTGCCCTGTCCGAGCTTTTGCACCACCAGGTCGATCCGCGCGGGCTGCGCGATGTGATTTCGAACGGCATCGCCGCCTCGCCGGGCGCCGCCACGGGCAAACTGGTTTTCACCTCCGAAGCAGCCCAGGCTTCAGCCGCGCGCGGCGAAGAGTGTATTCTTGTGCGGCGTGAGACGGCCCCCGAAGACATTCGCGGCATGCATTCGGCGGTCGCCGTACTGACGGAGCGCGGTGGCATGACCAGCCACGCCGCCGTGATCGCGCGCGGCCTTGGCCTGCCTGCCGTGGTCGGTGCCTCTGATCTGCGCCTTGATGGCAAGGACAAGAAGCTGACCTCCCGCGATGGCCGCATCTTCCGCGAGGGCGATGTCATCACCATCGACGGATCGCGCGGCGAAGCCCTGGCGGGCGCTGCCGAAATGCTGCCGCCTGCACTGGATGACAGCTTTCACCGGCTGCTGACCTGGGCGGATGAGTTCCGCGACATCGGCGTGCGTGCCAATGCCGACACGCCCTCTGACGCCGCCACCGCGCGCAAGTTCAGCGCCGAAGGCATCGGGCTCTGCCGCACCGAACATATGTTCTTCGAAGAAGACCGCTTCACCGTCATGCGTGAAATGATCTTCGCCGATACCTCTGCCGACCGGGCCTCGGCGCTGTCGCGGCTTTTGCCGATGCAGCGCGAGGATTTCCTTCAACTTTTTGACCTCATGCAGGGTCTGCCGGTCTGTATCCGCCTCTTCGACCCGCCCTTGCACGAATTCCTGCCCGCCACGCGCGAGGGGTTGCGCGAGCTGGCCGAAGCGCTGGACCGTCCGCTTTCCGAGGTCACCCGCCGCGCCGAGGCCCTGCGCGAGGTGAACCCGATGCTGGGCATGCGCGGGGTCCGCCTCGGCGTCGTGCTGCCGGAAATCTACGACATGCAGGCGCAGGCGATTTTCGAGGCCACAATAGAGAGCGCGAAGCGCGGTGCGGTGGTGGTGCCCGAAGTGATGATCCCGCTGGTCTCGGCCGCGCGCGAGGTCGAGCTGATTCGCACCCGGATCGACGCGGTCGCCGCCGCCGTGCGCAGCCGTGCAAAAGCCGATTTCGATTACCGGCTCGGCGTCATGGTCGAAACCCCCCGCGCCTGTCTGCGCGCCGGCGAGATCGCGCAGCATGTGAGCTTCCTTTCGTTCGGCACAAATGACCTCACACAGATGACCTATGGTCTCTCGCGCGATGATGCCGGGCGATTCATGAACACCTATGTGCAGCAGGGTGTCTTCCCGGAAGACCCGTTCCACATTCTTGATCAGGACGGGGTCGGCGAGCTTTTGCTGATTGGCGCCGCACGCGGGCGGGAAACCCGCCAGGAGCTGAAACTTTCGATCTGCGGCGAACATGGCGGCGACCCGCTTTCCATCGCTTTTTGCCGTCTGGCGGGATTCGATTACGTGTCTTGCAGCCCTTACCGGGTGCCCATGGCACGTCTTGCGGCTGCCCATCTGGCGCTTCGGGACCATGTGGATAAGTGA